The DNA region ATCAGCCTAGAATCACTGGTATCCTTTCTGAAGTGGGGTCAGACTGGATGAGttccagaaaaagcaaaacagagctTATACCAAGATCTGTAGACCGTGTACAGTCTGTGTTCTCTATCCAGATGAGACTGCTACTCCTACGTCAGAGAGATGGGAGTGTGATGGTTCCAGAAACATCACTGCCTACCTGTAGTAGGTGCCCAGTACATATTTGTTGATGTTGGTAATCCATTTGAGGCAGGGTCCTTACCAGCCTCCTAGGACTCTGCTTTTAACACCCAGGTTAATCATAACGGTGGCTACCATTAATTAAGTTCTTATCACATGGCAGTcactgtacttttttaaaaaaactcatttaAATGTAGTCTCTGACCATTCAGTCTGACTCTAAGGCTGAAGCACTTAACTATATTGCTATGTTGACGGCTAATGAGATCTCTGACCAGGAgtattttattgtgtttatttggTCAGAGTAGAAGTACCTTCGAAGAGCTGAGACATCTCCACTATAGGCAGCAAATAACAGGTTCACCACAGTTTTGTTCTGGAAAACAAATCATACCCACCTGAGATTAACTGTGACTTTGAACCCACCCATGCCCAGCTCTACCCTGTCGCCCTCCCGCATGGATGCTTAGCCAAGGGTTTTACTGAAGTGTTACGGAATATTCTCTTCTGAAATAGTCTTACAAGCCACCTGGGGTTTTCCTTACCCGAACTTCTCCTCCTTCACGCCGTGGGTCTAATTTCCGAGCGCAGTGCCTCAGGTTGTCATAGTTGTGGAAATTGAAGAGAGATACCAACTTCTAGGATTGTAAGGCAAAAAGATTGTTTACTTCCTCCCTGTACTTAGTAGGAGCTCaaaattgctttattttctcattcaaaaatattaaatactatatGCAAAGTGACTTACTTGGCAGAAGCTGACACCCCTATAGCTGTTCCCCAGCTTGTCCAGGGGAGGTGATAGACACATCATTCCCATGATATTGGGCACCACCAGGAGGATGGCTCCTGACACAGCTGACTTGGCTGGCAGGCCCACCTTGGGGACAAAGTTGGAACTGTGGATGAGCAAGAGGTGCCCCAAGTCTGTGTTAACAAGTTAGTCTATCCCAAATGACTTCATGGGCAAGGCCACAGCCATCTCAACCTATTGGCTTGTTAATTAGCTTTTCTTACTCctgtcctcccctgccccctcttAAATTTATGGCTTCAGtaaggaaatatttactgagtatctactcTGTGCCTGATGATGTGCTAGGACTAGGACAAGGTCTCTCAGTTAACTTACATTCTGGTGGTAGGACAGAGACAATAAATaggtaaacaaacaaatagacaaaaataatCACAACTTATGATAACATGTTAGGAAAAAAGGAGGGTGCTGTGATAGAGAATGATGTGGGAGGGAGAGCCCAGTGGAGAGAGGGTGGTCAGAAAAGCCTCTCTTTGGAAGTGACATCCTGTATGAGACCTGGAAGAGAATCACCAGCGATGTGAGGGGCGGCAGAGGAGTGGTTCTGAAGTTGCACTGTCATGTGTTTATGTGTTTGAGGGACTTACTGTGTTTGACAAACTCCCCTAAGGATTCTTGGCCTAATTGCCCGGCTGGAAGTTAGTGAGTGAGAGGCAGGAACAGGTGTCCACCTCTCCACCTTCAGAGACTCGGTGTCCCCTTTTCTTGGCTCTGGGCTCATGGCAAATGGATGGCAGGGCCAGAAGCACTCACATGGAAAGCAAACTGGCCCGAGAGGTCATACATGCCGCAGGAATGCATGAGGCTGAGGGTGTTGCGCACTGCTTCAGCGCTCAGCACGCTCTCGCCTGTGATGGGGCAGATCCCGCCATTGGCCAGGGTGGCTGCCATGACACTGCCTGATTCACAGGTCACCTCCACGGAGCACAGCTGTGGAGACGAGGCAGAGGTGAGGGTCCGGTGTGGACCTGAATGCTGTGCTCTGAGGTGTAGAGCAATGTTCTTGACATCCTGATCCTTCAGTAAGTTCCCCTGGTGTTTCTGAAGGATGCCAGAACCACTGGAGATGAGTATCCCTCTTGTGGGTCAGAGCAAGGAAGGCAGTGTGTCCCGTTCCCTTGGCGCTGGGCTGAATGGCGGCATCTGCTTACCTGGAAGTAGAGATCCAGGGCAGCCATCATGTCCACCCCTTTAGGAAAGCACTGCaaggaagaagaggggagagCGTTTCTCAGGCCATCAGCAGCCCCTGTCACACTGCCAGGACCTCAGCCGAAGTCCCCAGCCCCCATCGCCCTTCCACCAGCCACAGAATTCCCAGGGACTTTGTACCAGCCTCTCCCAGTTACCTTCTTTTCCTTTAGATAATAGCCGATGGCATAATTCCGATCCcctgtttccttctctgactGGAATCTGAAGCAAACACCCAATTTAGTACTTGACATTTGAGGGATGGGtgtgaggagaaggggaaaaaaataccttcCCTGAGAGAGACAGAACTAGATCACACATGTCAAACTAAATCAGCCCCTTTATTAATTCTCACACTTACACTGGAGAAAACTTCTGAACCTGAGAAAGCACTGGGTCCAGCTTTATTGTAAAgtgtgaaaaacaaaaccaaacccaaaatgaTCTAGTCATTTAGTCTAGGAAAATGAGGTTTTTGGCTTTGAGAGACTTGGCAAGAGAGGGCCCAGGTGCAAACTCTCACACTGTCTTTCTCATTAAGTACCAAATAGAAATGGAACAGATCCTTTTACAAAGCAAACAAATGTCCATGAAGGGGCTCAGAGGAAGCTGAAAGGCCAAGGTTCCCCTGGGATTTCTTCTTCCTAAGATTCTATCCTCCTCCTCCATTCCCTGCCCCCCacatacgtatacacacacacacacactcaaacacacatCCCCACACACATTCAGCCAATCCTGTGAACAGGGCCTTACGTGGCATTGCTGAAACCCATGTATTCATTCCCAGCCATTTTATTCAGATACTGCAAgacctggaagagaaaaaggggCATGGGAGGCACCCCATGCGTAAGGACCCCTAGTAAACACATAGGCTGATTAACCCTTCTGCACTCCTCAGTCCTTATCCCAGCAGGGACTTCAGGAGGCTTTCTTCCCTCACGCCAGCAGATTCCTACACCTCTGGAAATAAGGCTTCTAGTATGGGCTGGTACACCATCAAAGTGGGGTTAGAGCCAGGCACTGGGACAGCTGGAATGGACAACATGCCATGGAGAAAAGCAGCCAGGGGCTGAGCAGTGAGGGAACTTACAAAATCAAACTTCTCTGCTTTGTTACAGTCCATCTGCAAGGAGACAAAAAGAGATATCAGTATTCTAAGCCTAGGAGGATGACAGGGAGGGTCAGAAGGATGTAGTGGAGATAAAGTGTTAGACCGGTTTTGCTACTGGGTGTGTGttgcattttacaattttttttttttaacaactgagACTTTTTTATATCCATGCATACCTAGTGATCTTAAAAACCAAATCATTTAGATTTTATTATCAGGTAATGAGTACAGATAAGCTCACCCCAGCTATGAGTCTCCCCCATCCCTGAGTCTCactctcatttccattttcaatGCCAACCATCATCCCTGACTCccactttcattttcttgattccaATCCTGTTCCCAAGCCCCACCCCTATTCCTGGTCCCCATCCTCATTCCTTACACCCCAGGCTGGAGGCTTCCTCTATCCTACCCCTGACTCCCATGGCCATTTCCAAGACTGGAGTGAGTGATGGGAATGGGAGGACGGTGTGTGTTGCATACATTATAATATTCAATTATATCAATTATATTGATAACTGAAATAAAGCTAAAGATTTTAGCTAAGAGTCAAGTCAGTAGGGCCTGTTTAGATAGGAATGGGATGAGGCAGGCCCCAGATACAGGGCTGTAGATAGAGCTATCCCGGAGCAAGGGGAGAGCCTGAGCCTggtccatccccctccccccaccccacaattGCTTCCTGTACTCGTCAGCTATAGTGTCAACACCACAGGGACTCTGACACTTGGGTCCCTGGGGGGAGGGTTCCTAACACCACCTTCCCCAGGAAGGGCTGTTATTGGCTCTGGATTGTTGCTGCCCACACTGCTCTCAGGTTCTTGCTCAAGCCCTGGGAGACCTACAGCTGACAGGCTGGCCAGACACCGTTGCTCAAGGCCAACTCACAGCTCCAGGTGACGTGAATAGCTGCCCTGTTCTGGCCATTCACCCTTCTTTCCATGTGTCCCTTACCCACAAGTGGCCAATCAGTACCTAACAGAGCTGTCCTCCCCCTGTGTGTGGCATTTGGTCCTTCGTGCTAGGCTGGGGTCAGGACCTGCTCACTTCCCTCAGAGCCAGGAAGCTCTGGGCTCCAGACTCATGGGTAGGAGCTGGGATACAGTTCCATTTACTAACATCCTCAGCATAATTTGTGAGTCCCTGCTGTGTCTTCACTGCCTCCTGGGCACCCTCAAAGGAATCAAGTCCCCACCAATCTCCCTGGAGAGACAGGCAGATACGAGGGATATAGGAACAAGGGGGTTTAGAGAACAGTACCTTCCAGAAGGCTAGGGTGGCACTGACCTTGATCAGGGAGCTCACAACAATGGCACCAGCATTGACCATGGGGTTATGGGGGATTCCTGGGGAAATACAAACCACCCAGAGTCTTACCAGCCACTGAGCAAAACCTTTACCGCCTGCCCACTCTGTAGGGTAAATGGGAAAGATCTCTTTGCTGGGGAGGATGGAGTGACAGAGCTGATCAGGAAGGGCAGAGAAACACACACCCTTGGGAGGAGGGTAGGGTAAGAAGGGGGCATCTGTGAGTCTGGTCTGAGCCCAGGGAGTGCTCACCTTCCTCATTGAGGGAGAGCTTATTGTAGCGCAGGCCGCTGGGCTCCTTGCCCACGAACTTGTGCACGTAGTCAGTGCCTAGGGTGCTTATGGAGATGGCATAGGTGAGGGGCTTCACACAGGACTGCAGGCAGAAGGGGATCTTTGTGTGGCCCACGGAGTGCCTGGAGGCAAGCAGGTGCCATGAAAGGGGTCGGACTATGCTCTGCCCGTGTGCCCTGCCTCCCCTTCCTCACCCAGCATCTCACCGCTGACCGTCCACAGTGCACAGGGAGACGCCCCACAGATCTGGATTTGACTTGGCCAGCTGAGGGATGTAGGCCGCCACCTGGGTATGAGTGggtagagaaaacagagacaggaTGAAGACATGGATGTGGAGAGGGGGAACAGAGCTGAGGTTCGGGTCAGGAGAATCTTTTAGATAAAAGCTAAAATTCTGTCTTCTGCAAGACAAACAGGGTTCCCTCCTGCCTGTTGTTCCTAGAGACACCCAAGCCTTAAGTCCTAGAAggccttgtatttctgcagcccCACTCCTATAGAGATGGCAGTAAAGCCCATAGAAGGTATAAAGAGAATTCTGGGGTCAGCTTCCCTTTTCTGCTCTTAGGCTTAATTACCCTGTAGGTCTCTTTCAAAGTTCTATTGAATCCTTATGTCAGCTGTCTCCATAAAAACTTCAGATTCCCTCACCTGTTCTAGAAATCACAGGTAAAATACATAAAGCCCTTGTCCCCATTTTTAGAGGTTCTGCTTCTCATCACTCATCCACTGAATTCCCAGCCCCAGGAAATCTCTGAGAAGCAAGGTATATCTGGTCCAGAGCCCTTGCCCATCCCTCAGTCCCCTGGCCCTCACTTTGCCTCCAGTGAGCTCTTTGGCATCCTCAAAGATGCGGTCCACATGGCTCGTGAACTCCTCAAAATCAGGAATGACGAACTTCTTTCGGAATGCCTGGGTCAGGAGCACAATGTTCCTGCTCACACACCTGGATCCCAGACACGATTGGGTTAGGGGGCTGGAGAGATGCAGCTGTGACTCACTCTGGAGCCATGGAAGTTGGGAACGAAGAAAGTGTGAGTGGTCATTGGGTTTGGGACCAACAGCTGTGTAACCTTTGGCATATCACTTGATCTTTCTGGGTCTTAAGTTTCTATGCCTCTAAAATGAGGGGTTGTAATGATATGTAAAGATATTCCAAGACACAGTGTCTTGGgataggagaaaaaataaatacctgaATAATATGTATGGTAGgtcatctttatattttaaatcttaaattatacaagtatgtttacatatattcctatatatatatgtaaatgcttaGGACATTATCTAGAAGATATCTACTAATCTGTTAACAATGTTTACTTCTGGGAAAAGGgacagggatggggagagagggaaaggagaacaTGTATTTCTCTGTTGCTTGAACTTTTACAATACGTAtaggcatatatatgtgttacttgtgtaataaataagtaataaagttGAGGGGTTGAATTATCCAATCCCCAGTATCCCTTCCTGCTGTCAAAGTGTCCAAAGAACTGCTTTGAGAGCAGTGCCCTTGTTTCCGGGGCCCTCACTTTCGGAAGAGATCTCGGTCCAAGAGGCCACCACTGCTGGTCTCTCGAACCATGCGGCGCATCTGGCTCATGCAGTCCCGGAGCCGGGGATCTGACGTCTGCAGTCCAGTGGCCTTCAGTGCCTTCAAGGGAAAGGAGCCTGGTAAGGTCAGCTACAAGGACAATAATCTAATCCTAATCATTTTTCCCAATGGATAACAATTAACTCAACCCCAACTACTACAACAGGTGGAAGAAATGGGTTTGCAGACCAAGAAAGGATGGAATATAACAGTTTTGAAGGCTAATAGGGGTTTCCTGCCCTTTTTCATCAAGGCAGCTGGTTTCTGAACCCCTTGGGTCAAAGTCGCAAACCAAAAAGATGGGCTGAGTCAGAGGGTTGAATCATCCCACCTGGGGCAGGGATGGGATTGCCTCATCAGCCTAGGTATCTGCTATCATCAGCTATTCTTCATCCTCATGAAGCAACCCATTAGCTGCCCTGTACTTGTCCTACCTTCCTTTCCCCAGTTTCCAGAGATCCTAAGGGATCAGTGTTCTGAGCAGGTAGAGAGGAACTTACAGTAGTGAACTTGTGGATAGGGATTCGTTCCTGTCCCTCAGCAATAGTGTAGAAGAGCAGATCACCCAGACGGGACAGCATGCCACTCTCTGACGAATCACTGTTTGGGGGCAGAGACAGGGGAGGAGGACAGGAACCTGAGAACTCCTCCCTGCTCCTCCTCCTAGAACAAGGGCTTAGCAGCAGGTAGGTGTCCTCAGTCTACACCTTCTCCCTGAACCATCTGATCTACCCCTATAATTCCAACCTTCACATCGGTCCTGAGAAGTCTTAAATcctattctctttcttttgttcctAAACTTCAGACATTTATTTCTAGTTGCGTTCTAAATACTTCCATTTCTAGATGTCCCATAGGCACTGCAGACTCAACATGTCCAAGCCTGAGATCatcttgcctccctccctctgctcctcctCTTGTGATTCCCATTTGGATTAATAGTGTTACCACTTacccgggggcggggggcaagCCGGAAATGTGGAATCATTTGGATAATTCCCATACCTTACGTTCATAACCAACATTGGATGAATCTACCTCCATAATGTCTCTCAAATCcaccctcttttcttctcttcccctgtGCTAGCACGGCGTTGTAGAAAGAACCAGTTTGCCTTTAATAGCTGTGATCTTAATATGGATAGTAAGTCAGGTTATTTAATAAAgctgaacctgtttcctcatcccTAAAATGAGGGTTTAACGTCTGCTTCACATGGGTGATGTGAGGTTTAATTTAAATGCCATTCCATGAAAAACCATCTTTCACAAAGTAGATGCTCAGTAGCTCCTTGTTGTCTGTTACCTATCTGCTCCTACACTCTCTTGACTTGCAACCCACCTTCTACAATGTGCCAGTTATCTTTCTAAAACTCAAATATCATTTCTCTACTCAAAAACCTTTGATAGCTCCCCAGTGCCTACAAAATAAGTTCTTATTCCTTGGTATGGCATTCAAGGCTCTTTAAAACCTGTCAATATTCCTTTCCTATTCTCCACTATGCCCCCATACTCCAGTTATGCCAGGTAATAAATAGGTGGCCTAGGCACTGTCAGGCTTCCTGGCCCTTGTTGTTTACACTGAAACTTCTGCATGGAAAGaccttttcctccttcacctGCACAGTCCTGCTTATCCCTCAAGGTCCAGATCAAATGTTACTAACTCTGTAAAGCCTTTCCCAAACTTCTTGATTTTGCTTATGCTGCTGGTATGACACAACATACCATCTTATTGACAGAAGACAATCTCCCTTGCTCCACTGTTATGTCTTCGTGTTTTATACATCTTTGTCTTCCTAGAACTGAGCAAAGTCCCTAGCACACTACGGATCTTCAATAAAGAATCACCAAGTTACATTTCTAGGAATACCCCTGTTCCCTAAAGTATCTCTCTCACTGGATTATAGCACCTAAAAATACAGGTACTAAAGATTTTTGATCTTCAAGATTTCTTCTATTAATATGTTAACAGATTTAGAGGAATTATTTTATCAGCTCATTCCAAATATGATAACTATGAGATTAGACCCTTCAAAACCCTTAGATCCAACAATTTGACTTCCAGGTATTTACCATATAAGTGTATTCACGTACCTacaaggtaacatattcacagtcATTCATTGCATTGTTAGTAATAGtaacactggaaacaacccaaatgtgcaTCAACAGGGAACTGGTTAGGTAAATTAGGGTATattcatatgatggaatattatgcaatgtagaaaaaagaaatgagggcgtGCTTTAAGTATTGATATGGAATGATCTTTAAGATGTAACATTAACTAAAAGAAGAAAGCTGTAGAACAGCGTTTATAGTATATGGTCCTATTTATGCTTAAAAgggaacatatatatgtatgttttttcaggtacaaaatatttctggaaggataTATAAGAAACCGGTAAGACTGATTTAGCTCCCTCTAGGGAGATGAAGCAGGTGCTGGGCAAAAGAAGCAAGAGGGATACTTCCCactatatatctttttatatattttgaattttgaatcatacaaatatgtacattttacctAATGGATATGATATATTGATATATGATTATGAATATATTATCTATTGAaacaatgcatttaaaaataaaaagcctctCAAGGAACTTGGCATAGACTAggcgtgtgtgtgttttgggccAGGAGGAATACCAGGAGAGGGGGGAGTTCTTCTGTTTCTGAAGAAATCCAGTTGTTATAATGAGGCTGGTGCCTATAGGGAGGAAAGGATCCATGTGGtggcagaggaagggaggaaaaagctATCTGAGGAATAACTCAAGAAGGAAAGTACGCAGGAATATTTTGAGGCCAGGTCTCCTTACCTGGAAAATGAAGGAAGACAGGAAACAATGCCACACGGCTGAATGTAtcacaagcatttaaaaaaaaattgcataccCTTTGACCAAGATATGGATTGATCTGCAAGATAATGTTGGGGGTGGGGTAAGGTGCAGAATAATATGTATAGTATGATACCACTtgtaaaaagtggaaataatatcAACATATATTTGCTgatatatgcataaaatatctCTAGAAGGTTATACAAAATATCAGTGACATGTCTCTGGGGAGCAAAATTTCCTaggaatttaagaaataattgaaCAAGTGCATAAGAATATGGAGTAACCAAATTgaagactggttaaataaactgaTACCTCATACAATGGAATCTTAAAATGGCAAAATGGCAGCCATTAAGATGACATCATGCATGCCCACATTAAATCATAATAACAGCTGTTCATAAATGGGAAATATAGGCTACCAAAGAATAGGAATACTATGATCCTATTTTTgttcaattttatatatacatatagagtaTATATATGGGTTTAAATCATGGATAGATATTAAATATGGATATATGGTTCCCTCTAATATTGGGATCTTGATTTTCTTCTTGATACTCTATTTACCTGGTTCttctttaataattagaaataaagttaaatattaaagaaacaaaacagtaacCTAAATAACAGGGCATTTTCTCTTTGCTGCCCTCCTTATCCACCAAGAACACTTCCCCTCATGGTGTCACACTCCCAGAACCCATCCCCCTCCATGCCCTCAACTCCTGCCCAAAGGAGCATTGGTCCAAGGCCTTTACCAAGAAGTCCCTGGGAGCACAGGCAGCAATAGGCAAGAGGATTAAGGTTCCTAAAAACAATTccaattgtaaatcaactatacgccaattaaaacaacaacagcaacaacaaaacaaaccactTCCATCACCTGACACCACAGGGTAAGGAAGGGTGTGTGTGGAGGAAACAGGGATGCTTCTTGCTCCCCATCCCACAGAAGGTGTGAGGGTGAGGGAGGTTAAGCCTTTTCTCTAGCCCACCACCATTTCTCCCAAGGTGATTATTTGGGAAAAGCCAGGATGGAGAGTAGACCAGGAGAGAGAgggtttattctttaaaatttaaacattttgtgtCTCCTTGAGAAGAGGCTGATGGAAAAGTACAGCATAATACTAattcttattaataataaatagataatacCTTATTGGATGTTACCTATCCAGGACAGGGACTCCAGTGGTGGTGAGGTAGAGGACAGAGCAGTCTGTCTGGCTACTTTAATTATGGTGTGCATGTCTTTCTGAATGTCATCAGTAGATATCAATGACAAGGGAGATGGTCCATTTCCTGTTCCTGCTATAAAAAAGCAGGGA from Pseudorca crassidens isolate mPseCra1 chromosome 11, mPseCra1.hap1, whole genome shotgun sequence includes:
- the GLS2 gene encoding glutaminase liver isoform, mitochondrial isoform X6; translation: MWTASLRMPKSSLEAKWRPTSLSWPSQIQICGASPCALWTVSGIPHNPMVNAGAIVVSSLIKMDCNKAEKFDFVLQYLNKMAGNEYMGFSNATFQSEKETGDRNYAIGYYLKEKKCFPKGVDMMAALDLYFQLCSVEVTCESGSVMAATLANGGICPITGESVLSAEAVRNTLSLMHSCGMYDLSGQFAFHVGLPAKSAVSGAILLVVPNIMGMMCLSPPLDKLGNSYRGVSFCQKLVSLFNFHNYDNLRHCARKLDPRREGGEVRNKTVVNLLFAAYSGDVSALRRFALSAMDMEQKDYDSRTALHVAAAEGHTEVVKFLIEACKVNPFVKDRWGNIPLDDAVQFNHLEVVKLLQDYQDSYTPSETQAEATAEALSKENLESMV
- the GLS2 gene encoding glutaminase liver isoform, mitochondrial isoform X5 — encoded protein: MLSRLGDLLFYTIAEGQERIPIHKFTTALKATGLQTSDPRLRDCMSQMRRMVRETSSGGLLDRDLFRKCVSRNIVLLTQAFRKKFVIPDFEEFTSHVDRIFEDAKELTGGKVAAYIPQLAKSNPDLWGVSLCTVDGQRHSVGHTKIPFCLQSCVKPLTYAISISTLGTDYVHKFVGKEPSGLRYNKLSLNEEGIPHNPMVNAGAIVVSSLIKMDCNKAEKFDFVLQYLNKMAGNEYMGFSNATFQSEKETGDRNYAIGYYLKEKKCFPKGVDMMAALDLYFQLCSVEVTCESGSVMAATLANGGICPITGESVLSAEAVRNTLSLMHSCGMYDLSGQFAFHVGLPAKSAVSGAILLVVPNIMGMMCLSPPLDKLGNSYRGVSFCQKLVSLFNFHNYDNLRHCARKLDPRREGGEVRNKTVVNLLFAAYSGDVSALRRFALSAMDMEQKDYDSRTALHVAAAEGHTEVVKFLIEACKVNPFVKDRWGNIPLDDAVQFNHLEVVKLLQDYQDSYTPSETQAEATAEALSKENLESMV
- the GLS2 gene encoding glutaminase liver isoform, mitochondrial isoform X3; translation: MRSIKALQNALSGAGSYCRRGGWGHLSRSPLLGGGVWHHLSEAAAQGREMPHSHQPQHQDHDSSESGMLSRLGDLLFYTIAEGQERIPIHKFTTALKATGLQTSDPRLRDCMSQMRRMVRETSSGGLLDRDLFRKCVSRNIVLLTQAFRKKFVIPDFEEFTSHVDRIFEDAKELTGGKVAAYIPQLAKSNPDLWGVSLCTVDGQRHSVGHTKIPFCLQSCVKPLTYAISISTLGTDYVHKFVGKEPSGLRYNKLSLNEEGIPHNPMVNAGAIVVSSLIKMDCNKAEKFDFVLQYLNKMAGNEYMGFSNATFQSEKETGDRNYAIGYYLKEKKCFPKGVDMMAALDLYFQVGLPAKSAVSGAILLVVPNIMGMMCLSPPLDKLGNSYRGVSFCQKLVSLFNFHNYDNLRHCARKLDPRREGGEVRNKTVVNLLFAAYSGDVSALRRFALSAMDMEQKDYDSRTALHVAAAEGHTEVVKFLIEACKVNPFVKDRWGNIPLDDAVQFNHLEVVKLLQDYQDSYTPSETQAEATAEALSKENLESMV
- the GLS2 gene encoding glutaminase liver isoform, mitochondrial isoform X1; its protein translation is MRSIKALQNALSGAGSYCRRGGWGHLSRSPLLGGGVWHHLSEAAAQGREMPHSHQPQHQDHDSSESGMLSRLGDLLFYTIAEGQERIPIHKFTTALKATGLQTSDPRLRDCMSQMRRMVRETSSGGLLDRDLFRKCVSRNIVLLTQAFRKKFVIPDFEEFTSHVDRIFEDAKELTGGKVAAYIPQLAKSNPDLWGVSLCTVDGQRHSVGHTKIPFCLQSCVKPLTYAISISTLGTDYVHKFVGKEPSGLRYNKLSLNEEGIPHNPMVNAGAIVVSSLIKMDCNKAEKFDFVLQYLNKMAGNEYMGFSNATFQSEKETGDRNYAIGYYLKEKKCFPKGVDMMAALDLYFQLCSVEVTCESGSVMAATLANGGICPITGESVLSAEAVRNTLSLMHSCGMYDLSGQFAFHVGLPAKSAVSGAILLVVPNIMGMMCLSPPLDKLGNSYRGVSFCQKLVSLFNFHNYDNLRHCARKLDPRREGGEVRNKTVVNLLFAAYSGDVSALRRFALSAMDMEQKDYDSRTALHVAAAEGHTEVVKFLIEACKVNPFVKDRWGNIPLDDAVQFNHLEVVKLLQDYQDSYTPSETQAEATAEALSKENLESMV
- the GLS2 gene encoding glutaminase liver isoform, mitochondrial isoform X2: MPFPLDLGLWVRRARAVTCRPPGKAFGQVGPRDGACPSDSSESGMLSRLGDLLFYTIAEGQERIPIHKFTTALKATGLQTSDPRLRDCMSQMRRMVRETSSGGLLDRDLFRKCVSRNIVLLTQAFRKKFVIPDFEEFTSHVDRIFEDAKELTGGKVAAYIPQLAKSNPDLWGVSLCTVDGQRHSVGHTKIPFCLQSCVKPLTYAISISTLGTDYVHKFVGKEPSGLRYNKLSLNEEGIPHNPMVNAGAIVVSSLIKMDCNKAEKFDFVLQYLNKMAGNEYMGFSNATFQSEKETGDRNYAIGYYLKEKKCFPKGVDMMAALDLYFQLCSVEVTCESGSVMAATLANGGICPITGESVLSAEAVRNTLSLMHSCGMYDLSGQFAFHVGLPAKSAVSGAILLVVPNIMGMMCLSPPLDKLGNSYRGVSFCQKLVSLFNFHNYDNLRHCARKLDPRREGGEVRNKTVVNLLFAAYSGDVSALRRFALSAMDMEQKDYDSRTALHVAAAEGHTEVVKFLIEACKVNPFVKDRWGNIPLDDAVQFNHLEVVKLLQDYQDSYTPSETQAEATAEALSKENLESMV
- the GLS2 gene encoding glutaminase liver isoform, mitochondrial isoform X4, whose amino-acid sequence is MRSIKALQNALSGAGSYCRRGGWGHLSRSPLLGGGVWHHLSEAAAQGREMPHSHQPQHQDHDSSESGMLSRLGDLLFYTIAEGQERIPIHKFTTALKATGLQTSDPRLRDCMSQMRRMVRETSSGGLLDRDLFRKHSERSSSFLILRSSRAMWTASLRMPKSSLEAKWRPTSLSWPSQIQICGASPCALWTVSGIPHNPMVNAGAIVVSSLIKMDCNKAEKFDFVLQYLNKMAGNEYMGFSNATFQSEKETGDRNYAIGYYLKEKKCFPKGVDMMAALDLYFQLCSVEVTCESGSVMAATLANGGICPITGESVLSAEAVRNTLSLMHSCGMYDLSGQFAFHVGLPAKSAVSGAILLVVPNIMGMMCLSPPLDKLGNSYRGVSFCQKLVSLFNFHNYDNLRHCARKLDPRREGGEVRNKTVVNLLFAAYSGDVSALRRFALSAMDMEQKDYDSRTALHVAAAEGHTEVVKFLIEACKVNPFVKDRWGNIPLDDAVQFNHLEVVKLLQDYQDSYTPSETQAEATAEALSKENLESMV